A segment of the Trifolium pratense cultivar HEN17-A07 linkage group LG7, ARS_RC_1.1, whole genome shotgun sequence genome:
CCATCTTGAGTAACTTGTCCAATAATGAGAAATGTACTTTTGTCGTGAATCTTTGGAGCCTTTGGAGGAGTAGAAATGTTGCAGTTTGGGACAACCAACTTGATAGAACAGTAGATATTATTCATAGAGGCAGTTGCTTGTTAACGGAATGGCGGATTGCGCGAAATGTGGAGGAACAAGACCTGCTGTATAATCACCATCGCCAAGGAAGCAATAAATGGCAGCGCCCCCCTCATAATTTTATCAAGTGCAATGTGGATGCTTCGTTCTCTGAACACCACAATAAAGTGGGAATAGGAATCTGCTTAAGAGATGAATTTGGCATGTTTATGGGAGCGAGAACACTCTGGTATCAGCCAGTTACGACAGTTGCAATTGGAGAGGTTTTACGACTGTTAGCAGCGATTGATTGGGTGAAAGAGTTGACATTTGAAAATGTGATTTTCTGTGAAGATTCTAAAGAAGTGGCAGACTCTTTGTATTCAGATGAGCGTGATGCTACAGAGCTAGGCTCTATCTTAACTAGATGTAGAGATGATTTATCCAATTTTTGTAACAACTCTTATGTCGAGTTCTCTAGGAGAGAGGCTAATATGGTTGCTCATAATTTAGCTAAGGCGGCCATATATAACGCCGATTCTCATATCTATTTTGACATACCAATTGTATTGATCCTTTGATatttaatgaaatgaattagaattctcttgtcaaaaaaaaatggttagttttgtttataaatGGTTTTCGTTGTTTTTATTTggaaataattttgatataGAACCTGAGAAGGTAGTGGAATTGATCTAGAAGTTTTAATCTAGTTgtggtgatgatgaagatggtgGTTGTGTCGAAGAAAGAGAGATAGAAGAAAGTGTTGTTGGTGGAGGAATAAAGATAGGAGGAAAATTTTGGTGTGGTAAGGTGTACAACAAATTTTGTGGGAGAAGACACGTGTCATTATGATATTGGCTACCTATGTCACGTCAACAATCTGTTAAGAAAAATTGACGATAAGGACTAAACTTGATAACGGAAAAAATTGTAGGATTTTCTTACACC
Coding sequences within it:
- the LOC123896188 gene encoding uncharacterized protein LOC123896188, with the translated sequence MASARDYLPTRARLIEKGVQIGANCLWCNEEAETTTHVLLQCIKSRETWRNLGMQYNIDQVQLQNGNIEGIIFSILSNLSNNEKCTFVVNLWSLWRSRNVAVWDNQLDRTVDIIHRGSCLLTEWRIARNVEEQDLLYNHHRQGSNKWQRPPHNFIKCNVDASFSEHHNKVGIGICLRDEFGMFMGARTLWYQPVTTVAIGEVLRLLAAIDWVKELTFENVIFCEDSKEVADSLYSDERDATELGSILTRCRDDLSNFCNNSYVEFSRREANMVAHNLAKAAIYNADSHIYFDIPIVLIL